Proteins encoded by one window of Salvia splendens isolate huo1 chromosome 5, SspV2, whole genome shotgun sequence:
- the LOC121803475 gene encoding uncharacterized protein At2g39795, mitochondrial-like, with product MLRLVSTSAVASRFFSTVAGRSKLIGAINSEIKAIELDIMKRRGVPGDLPFTIEDDDKYCHVMLTRELGPEKIEVTVNPAHDDGDGDPQFVRINVSICKEDKGTLDVGADVSSDEILVDKIAFSEANSYNPSLRLKLEGELQDAMSNFVKVRGIEISSVGFLYNYMLEKRKRWPTIWVAPTKPHEIADLKNLHEFVEDW from the exons ATGCTTCGATTAGTTTCTACCTCTGCAGTTGCCTCACGCTTCTTCTCCACCGTCGCCGGCCGCTCTAAACTCATCGGAGCCATAAATTCCGAAATCAAAGCCATTGAGTTGGATATCATGAAAAGA AGGGGGGTGCCGGGCGATCTCCCGTTCACGATCGAAGATGACGATAAGTACTGCCACGTCATGCTGACAAGGGAGTTGGGCCCCGAGAAAATTGAGGTCACGGTGAACCCGGCCCATGACGATGGCGACGGCGACCCGCAATTCGTTCGCATAAACGTGTCTATCTGTAAAGAGGACAAGGGAACATTGGACGTGGGAGCTGATGTTTCTAGTGATGAAATTTTGGTTGATAAAATAGCATTTAGTGAGGCCAATAGCTACAATCCCTCTCTGAGATTGAAATTGGAGGGTGAATTGCAGGATGCTATGAGTAATTTTGTCAAAGTTAGAGGTATTGAGATATCGAGTGTTGGTTTCTTGTACAATTATATGTTGGAGAAACGCAAGCGATGGCCTACAATTTGGGTTGCCCCAACAAAGCCTCATGAAATCGCTGACCTCAAAAATTTGCATGAATTTGTTGAGGATTGGTAG
- the LOC121802809 gene encoding probable pectinesterase 29 — protein MASWCICIVLSLLSSVSSISAATIVVDQSNQGSFTTVQAAINSVPSGNIEWTIINIREGIYREQVIIPYDKPFIILQGTGIQTTIISWNGHGPIDRDATFNSEANNTIVRDISFVNSYNTPPKVNTNPMVRAVAARIKGDNSAFYRCGFFGLQDTLWDVEGRHYYERCTIEGAVDFIFGAGQSLFESCAISVAAGALNGPGFITAQRREKPNDTNGFVFKNCVIVGEGKVYLGRPWGKYARVLFYNTQMADIIVPQGWDAWTSVGQENLLTLSEYNSQGPGSNSSMRVGWAKKLSDEEANKLATVSFIK, from the exons atggctTCTTGGTGTATCTGCATAGTTTTGTCTCTTTTGTCATCGGTTTCTTCCATTAGCGCTGCAACAATCGTGGTTGATCAGTCGAATCAGGGCAGTTTCACAACCGTGCAAGCAGCCATTAATTCTGTTCCTTCCGGCAACATTGAATGGACTATCATTAACATCAGAGAAGGCATTTACCG GGAACAAGTGATTATTCCTTACGATAAGCCATTCATAATCCTGCAAGGAACAGGAATTCAAACCACCATTATTTCGTGGAATGGTCATGGCCCCATTGACCGAGACGCTACTTTCAATTCTGAAGCTAACAACACGATTGTTCGGGACATATCGTTCGTT AATTCTTACAACACTCCCCCAAAAGTTAATACGAATCCAATGGTAAGGGCGGTGGCAGCTCGGATTAAAGGCGACAACTCGGCCTTCTACCGTTGTGGATTCTTCGGATTGCAGGACACACTGTGGGATGTTGAAGGCAGGCATTACTACGAACGCTGCACCATCGAAGGTGCCGTAGATTTCATCTTTGGTGCTGGCCAATCCTTGTTTGAG AGCTGTGCCATATCAGTAGCCGCGGGAGCTCTAAACGGACCAGGATTCATCACGGCTCAAAGAAGAGAGAAGCCTAATGATACGAACGGGTTCGTGTTCAAAAACTGCGTTATAGTTGGGGAGGGCAAGGTATATCTTGGAAGGCCGTGGGGAAAGTACGCTAGAGTCCTATTCTACAACACGCAAATGGCGGACATCATTGTCCCTCAAGGATGGGATGCTTGGACAAGCGTCGGCCAAGA GAATCTGTTGACGCTGTCAGAGTATAACAGTCAGGGTCCAGGTTCGAATAGTTCCATGAGAGTTGGGTGGGCAAAGAAGCTAAGTGATGAAGAGGCTAACAAGTTAGCCACAGTTTCCTTCATTAAGTGA
- the LOC121802113 gene encoding uncharacterized protein LOC121802113, whose protein sequence is MKNSTSSTKSQDLLEAIKASEVVEDRVRLLQELEDIDVNEKSSVNSLIEALTIYWEDYTCLDISQCTLNKTVLQVAAKYFETDISGCLIQFLALGSKANVWCRKHLQMTLMSLEDSPEEEHSSFFYQLILDLLGYSAAIYSALARYPISVNRELVGSLENFIAEQFTLMKDLVSEIKRINILGPELLKAAQMTVDAATRLCKVYCNDVNWDIYRAKTENESLRDCKVTENGDHVVHVTNCTIKKLCELGTAAASDGGSLVSLLNMSWKGVVSLLQFGRGSLATKVNITDIIMNLISLASESLRCAADTWSSSTKEEVSVAEAKRSFLPVKFYLINAVRIVSQYQSQAFLVYKEIAMLVVMILTFRIALSMVERLKSASEVLAEILEPTSLHLLNTLLYSALVKQEEKLQILDWLFSNSGDMSSVTVGISSCHNSLDVIFTISSNDLNKERVFFLGRVALFLSLVLCAPDLEDDIRIGIARKLGWLLDTLVYEDVYCSTLFLQTPLNSSQNHELAYQPMVCAVLHALKTFMIVVSSSQAWDEVESFLSENLFHPHHLCWDIFTELWCFVLRHAERSMVNDVIDKLCSLLMLTSQESALLPHSSLRKTARLICTIVTYGPEFLADQVYGSIFESTTTQNVLNVHASLHMEGFPLNLLSEKKRCMAKQRIVTEYYDFLESFEDASPRESSVYGAPVFALRAALQSLQVSLSDTDMKTVKFLIAIVRKYRSSSDNAIKDGYRMLLGELLEIISSMKHLYSFDEMEEVILELQNLFISRPSYSDDQLLLCKPNLVCFMTGLGHMKLPDCDDSARSSAACELYQMLLRERHWAFVHLAITAFGYFASHTSCDELWRFVPQDAALSFDLQRGSETDQDGFMSELKVVLEKDMACPTIQGSPDQIALLVKEGQVLKEICRDSVKCAPVVTLCDMMDVENEKQPSKKRKLPNEISRGAELLQSGLKIMLDGLSDWQQNQPDSSEAREKFLSHFSCLEDVVAHLAKLADSS, encoded by the exons ATGAAGAACTCGACTTCAAGCACAAAATCACAGGACCTGCTTGAAGCCATCAAAGCTTCCGAG GTTGTTGAGGATCGAGTACGATTGCTCCAGGAATTGGAGGATATAGATGTCAACGAAAAGTCTTCCGTTAATTCTCTCATTGAAGCACTAACA ATATATTGGGAAGACTATACTTGTCTGGATATATCTCAGTGCACCTTGAATAAAACTGTTTTACAAGTGGCTGCGAAATACTTTGAGACAGACATCTCAGGGTGCCTGATACAATTTCTGGCTCTAGGATCAAAA GCAAATGTCTGGTGTAGAAAGCATTTACAAATGACTCTGATGTCTTTGGAAGACTCCCCAGAAGAAGAGCATTCTAGTTTTTTCTATCAG TTAATTCTGGATTTACTTGGCTACTCTGCTGCTATTTATTCAGCTTTGGCAAGATATCCTATTTCTGTTAATAGAGAGTTGGTGGGCAGCCTAGAAAACTTTATTGCAGAACAGTTCACTCTGATGAAAGACTTGGTATCAGAAATAAAG AGGATTAACATTCTAGGTCCAGAGCTACTGAAGGCAGCACAGATGACTGTAGACGCTGCAACTCGGTTATGCAAGGTATACTGCAATGATGTGAACTGGGATATTTACCGTGCGAAAACTGAAAATGAAAGTTTAAGAGACTGTAAAGTGACTGAAAATGGTGACCATGTTGTTCATGTAACCAATTGCACAATTAAAAAGTTGTGTGAGTTGGGCACTGCAGCAGCTAGCGATGGAGGCAGTCTTGTGAGTCTACTTAACATGTCATGGAAAGGTGTAGTTTCTCTGCTTCAGTTTGGTAGGGGTTCTTTAGCAACAAAGGTGAATATAACAGATATTATTATGAACCTGATTTCATTGGCCAGTGAATCATTGAGATGTGCTGCTGACACTTGGTCATCTTCTACAAAGGAAGAAGTCTCTGTGGCAGAGGCCAAAAGGAGTTTCCTTCCAGTCAAGTTTTATCTAATCAATGCAGTAAGAATTGTTTCACAATACCAAAGCCAAGCCTTCTTGGTGTACAAGGAGATAGCAATGTTGGTTGTTATGATATTAACCTTCAGAATTGCACTCAGCATGGTGGAAAGGTTGAAATCCGCAAGCGAAGTACTGGCAGAAATTTTGGAGCCGACATCCTTGCACTTACTCAACACTTTGTTATATTCAGCTCTGGTGAAGCAAGAAGAGAAGCTCCAAATTTTGGACTGGCTGTTTAGTAACAGCGGTGACATGAGTTCTGTGACTGTGGGCATCAGCAGCTGCCACAATTCGTTAGATGTGATATTTACCATAAGTTCCAATGACTTGAACAAGGAAAGGGTTTTCTTTCTGGGCCGAGTTGCCTTATTTCTTAGTCTTGTCTTGTGTGCTCCTGATCTCGAAGATGACATCAGAATTGGCATTGCCAGAAAGCTTGGATGGCTTTTGGATACACTCGTATATGAAGATGTTTATTGTTCCACTCTTTTTTTGCAGACTCCTTTAAACAGTAGCCAAAACCATGAATTGGCTTACCAACCCATGGTTTGTGCTGTACTCCATGCACTTAAGACATTCATGATTGTGGTCTCTTCAAGTCAGGCATGGGATGAAGTAGAGTCGTTCCTCAGCGAAAACCTTTTCCATCCTCACCATCTGTGTTGGGATATTTTCACTGAACTTTGGTGTTTTGTCCTTAGGCATGCCGAGCGCAGTATGGTGAACGATGTCATCGATAAACTATGTTCACTATTGATGCTAACATCTCAAGAATCGGCACTGCTTCCTCATAGCTCTCTGCGCAAAACTGCAAGACTTATCTGTACAATTGTTACTTATGGACCAGAATTCTTGGCCGATCAAGTTTACGGTAGCATATTTGAAAGCACTACAACTCAAAATGTATTGAATGTGCATGCAAGTCTGCACATGGAAGGTTTTCCCCTGAATTTGctttcagaaaagaaaagatgcaTGGCCAAACAGAGAATTGTGACTGAATATTATGACTTCCTGGAGAGCTTCGAAGATGCCTCACCAAGAGAAAGTTCTGTTTATGGTGCTCCTGTCTTTGCTCTCCGTGCTGCTTTGCAGTCTCT CCAGGTAAGCCTGTCCGATACTGACATGAAGACTGTGAAGTTCTTGATTGCTATTGTTCGTAAGTACAGAAGTTCCTCAGACAATGCAATCAAGGATGGATACCGAATGCTTCTTGGCGAACTGCTAGAGATCATATCTAGCATGAAGCATTTATACTCATTTGATGAAATGGAAGAAGTTATTTTGGAGCTCCAGAACCTCTTTATCTCGAGACCTTCATACTCAGATGACCAACTCTTGCTATGTAAACCTAATCTAGTTTGCTTCATGACTGGCCTTGGTCATATGAAATTACCAGACTGTGATGACAGCGCGAGAAGTTCGGCTGCATGTGAACTATATCAAATGCTACTCAGGGAGAGGCACTGGGCTTTTGTTCACTTAGCTATCACTGCGTTTGGGTATTTTGCTTCTCACACTTCCTGTGACGAACTCTGGAGGTTTGTGCCACAAGATGCTGCCTTGTCTTTTGATTTGCAGCGGGGAAGTGAAACCGACCAAGATGGATTCATGTCGGAGTTGAAGGTAGTTCTGGAGAAGGATATGGCATGTCCAACAATACAAGGTAGTCCCGATCAGATCGCATTGCTAGTGAAAGAAGGTCAAGTGCTGAAGGAAATTTGTAGGGACAGTGTGAAATGTGCTCCAGTGGTGACATTATGTGATATGATGGATGTTGAGAATGAGAAACAGCCTAGCAAGAAAAGGAAACTCCCTAATGAAATCTCAAGAGGAGCGGAACTGCTACAGAGCGGCTTGAAGATTATGCTAGATGGCCTTTCCGATTGGCAACAGAATCAACCAGActcaagtgaagctcgtgaaaAGTTTTTGAGCCATTTCAGCTGTCTTGAAGATGTGGTAGCCCACTTAGCTAAACTTGCTGATAGTAGCTGA
- the LOC121803392 gene encoding uncharacterized protein LOC121803392, protein MFRAVASSSSSRKLLFANGRRFSSAAAAAHSMLANALDSKIKHITQMRPEPPAEFPFKIEHNLGCYVSMTRELAGEEIEVRLVDEKHKDKSVSDSSSVDLKIEIYKSDGKSMNFAATASAEKIVIQKLTTKDGDNNVICSQLCIEPKSKLQKALGEFLHARGIEKSIGGFLYDYTMWNSQKCDQLDVEELEKLKNVVTNWWR, encoded by the exons ATGTTTCGCGCCgtagcttcttcttcttcttctcgcaAATTACTATTCGCCAATGGCCGCCGCTTCTCATCCgccgcggccgcggctcacAGCATGCTCGCCAATGCCTTGGATTCCAAAATCAAACACATCACTCAAATG AGGCCAGAGCCCCCAGCCGAGTTCCCTTTCAAAATAGAACACAATCTCGGCTGCTACGTCAGCATGACGAGGGAGCTCGCCGGAGAGGAAATCGAGGTGAGGCTGGTTGACGAAAAACACAAGGATAAGAGTGTTTCTGATTCCTCTTCCGTggatttgaaaattgaaatctaCAAATCAGATGGAAAATCTATGAATTTTGCGGCGACTGCTTCTGCTGAGAAAATTGTGATCCAGAAATTGACTACCAAGGATGGTGATAATAATGTCATCTGCTCTCAGCTCTGCATCGA GCCGAAGAGTAAGTTGCAGAAGGCGTTGGGAGAGTTTCTCCACGCAAGAGGGATTGAGAAATCGATTGGTGGATTTTTGTACGATTATACGATGTGGAATTCGCAAAAATGTGATCAACTTGATGTGGAAGAATTGGAGAAGCTCAAGAATGTTGTTACCAATTGGTGGCGCTAG
- the LOC121802819 gene encoding uncharacterized protein LOC121802819, translating into MALHRLTSKSIINGSHTFLNNAWICRGFVSATAPSHKEKIDKETCEKVIEAAETVKEGSKDVVKEVKRVGEAITEKVTKATGNMMADAVKKGFEHAADKAKSKKSKDILDTGKVVAQAIKERIDKKDK; encoded by the exons atggcACTTCACCGACTAACTTCCAAATCCATAATCAATGGATCACACACATTTCTCAACAATGCATGGATTTGCAGAGGGTTTGTCTCTGCCACCGCGCCATCTCACAAA GAGAAGATCGATAAAGAAACGTGCGAGAAGGTTATAGAAGCAGCTGAAACGGTGAAAGAGGGATCGAAAGATGTGGTTAAGGAAGTCAAGCGCGTCGGCGAAGCTATCACCGAAAAGGTCACCAAGGCTACCGGAAAT ATGATGGCTGATGCGGTCAAGAAGGGATTTGAACACGCAGCGGATAAAGCGAAGAGTAAAAAAAGCAAAGATATATTAGACACCGGCAAAGTCGTCGCCCAAGCCATAAAAGAAAGGATTGATAAAAAGGATAAATga
- the LOC121805209 gene encoding 60S ribosomal protein L13a-4, translated as MVSGSGICAKRVVVDARNHMLGRLASILAKELLNGQRVVVVRCEEICLSGGLVRQKMKYLRFLRKRMNTKPSHGPIHFRAPSKILWRTIRGMIPHKTKRGEAALARLKVYEGVPPPYDKIKRMVIPDALKVLRLQAGHKYCLLGRLSSEVGWNHYDTIRELEKKRKERAQVTYERKKQLNKLRVKAEKVALEKLGSQLDVIAPIKY; from the exons ATGGTGTCAGGCTCGGGGATCTGCGCGAAGAGAGTGGTGGTCGATGCCAGAAACCATATGCTCGGGCGGTTGGCGTCAATTCTGGCCAAGGAGCTCTTGAATGGGCAGAGAGTGGTGGTGGTCAGATGCGAGGAAATCTGCCTCTCCGGCGGCCTTGTTCGCCAGAAGATGAAGTACTTGCGGTTCCTCCGCAAGCGGATGAACACCAAGCCGTCGCACGGACCCATCCATTTCCGCGCCCCTTCCAAGATTCTCTGGAGAACTATCCGTGG GATGATTCCCCACAAGACCAAGAGAGGAGAAGCTGCTCTTGCACGCTTGAAAGTTTACGAGGGTGTCCCACCTCCATATGACAAAATCAAGAGGATGGTCATCCCTGATGCACTCAA GGTGTTGAGGCTTCAAGCTGGCCACAAATATTGTTTGTTGGGCAGACTCTCATCAGAAGTTGGGTGGAATCATTATGATACCATCAGG gagttggagaagaagagaaaggaaagagCTCAGGTAACTTATGAAAGGAAGAAGCAATTGAACAAGCTGAGAGTCAAGGCTGAGAAGGTTGCTCTGGAGAAGCTTGGCTCACAGCTAGATGTCATTGCTCCTATCAAGTACTAA
- the LOC121802803 gene encoding probable pectinesterase 29, which yields MTSQKWCVCISLSLLSLVSLISGDIIVVDPSKRGGFTTVQAAINSVPSNNTKWTTIDIKPGTYREQVIIPMDKQFIFLKGSGSNNTFISWNGHADINETATFSSEADNTIARDITFINSYNSPPKGNKNPMVPAVAARIQGDKSAFYRCGFFGLQDTLWDVKGRHYYKSCTIEGAVDFIFGAAQSLYEGCTISVAAGAVNGPGFITAQGREKPNDTNGFVFKTCNIVGEGKVFLGRAWRDYARVLFYNTLMSDIIVPLGWDAWNSSGRENQLSFSEYKCSGPGSMSSKRAGWAKKMSDEEANNLATISFIDNQGWVDQAFKVLGP from the exons atgacaTCTCAAAAATGGTGCGTCTGTATATCTTTGTCTCTCTTGTCATTAGTTTCGTTGATTAGCGGCGACATAATCGTGGTTGATCCATCGAAGCGTGGTGGTTTCACAACCGTACAAGCCGCCATTAATTCCGTCCCTTCCAACAACACCAAATGGACTACCATTGACATCAAACCAGGCACTTATAG GGAGCAAGTGATTATTCCTATGGATAAGCAATTCATCTTCCTGAAAGGATCAGGAAGTAACAACACCTTCATTTCGTGGAATGGTCATGCCGACATTAACGAAACTGCTACTTTCAGTTCTGAAGCCGACAACACAATCGCCAGGGATATAACGTTCATT AATTCCTACAACTCTCCCCCAAAGGGTAATAAAAATCCCATGGTGCCGGCGGTGGCAGCTCGGATTCAAGGCGACAAATCGGCCTTCTACCGTTGTGGATTCTTCGGATTGCAGGACACATTGTGGGATGTTAAAGGCAGGCATTACTACAAAAGTTGTACCATTGAAGGTGCCGTAGATTTCATATTTGGCGCTGCCCAATCCTTGTACGAG GGCTGCACCATATCAGTGGCTGCGGGAGCCGTAAATGGACCGGGATTCATCACAGCTCAAGGCAGAGAGAAACCTAACGATACAAACGGGTTCGTGTTCAAGACATGCAACATAGTTGGGGAGGGGAAGGTGTTTCTGGGAAGGGCATGGAGAGATTACGCAAGAGTTCTCTTTTACAATACACTAATGTCCGACATTATTGTCCCTCTAGGATGGGATGCTTGGAATAGCTCCGGACGCGA GAATCAATTATCATTTTCAGAGTATAAATGTAGCGGTCCAGGTTCGATGAGTTCTAAGAGAGCGGGATGGGCGAAGAAGATGAGTGACGAAGAGGCTAACAACTTAGCCACCATTTCCTTCATTGATAATCAAGGATGGGTTGATCAAGCGTTTAAAGTTCTGGGTCCTTAG
- the LOC121802886 gene encoding transcription factor FAMA-like, translating into MTQFEEEKTSNSAVENLEAKSKNKRKRAKASKTSEEVERQRMTHIAVERNRRKQMNEHLQMLRSLMPAYYVHRGDQASIVGGAIEFVRELQQLLQCLESVHHHHHEQQPPPLILPPTLDHHDQTAESKSWLAEVEVRLSGLFGMIKILSGRRRGQITKNISAVECLHLQILQTHITTIEQLVVCSFSVKMSIEAMLTAEDVANSIQQILNCFHSNSSSMP; encoded by the exons ATGACGCAGTTTGAAGAGGAGAAAACATCCAACTCTGCAGTCGAAAATCTTGAAGCGAAGAGCAAGAACAAGAGGAAGAGGGCGAAAGCCAGCAAGACTAGTGAAGAGGTTGAGAGGCAGAGGATGACTCATATCGCGGTAGAGAGGAACCGGAGGAAGCAAATGAACGAGCATCTTCAAATGCTGAGGTCTCTCATGCCGGCCTACTACGTCCACAGG GGAGATCAGGCTTCTATAGTTGGTGGAGCAATTGAATTTGTGAGAGAGCTGCAACAACTCCTCCAATGCCTTGAATcagttcatcatcatcatcatgaaCAACAACCACCACCGTTGATCCTGCCTCCAACACTTGATCATCATGATCAGACGGCTGAGAGCAAGTCTTGGTTGGCAGAGGTTGAAGTGAGGCTCTCGGGGCTGTTTGGGATGATCAAGATTCTGTCGGGAAGGCGGCGCGGACAGATCACCAAGAATATCTCTGCAGTTGAGTGTTTGCATCTTCAGATTCTGCAAACTCACATTACTACCATTGAACAACTTGTTGTCTGCTCTTTCAGTGTCAAG ATGAGTATAGAAGCAATGCTGACAGCTGAAGATGTGGCAAACTCAATTCAGCAGATACTGAATTGTTTTCATTCCAACAGCAGCAGCATGCCATGA